The proteins below come from a single Streptomyces sp. SCSIO 75703 genomic window:
- a CDS encoding SUKH-3 domain-containing protein has translation MIRFDSLSEDLCGALVASGWSADREVDAGQWVKPLEGEGYRAHPLAEEILAAVGGLSIDPVNRVGPNFSNDEPYNFDPLAAGSGQRDLAAEVEGVLGGDYFPIGEWLSYSSVFVEAGGRVVAAGMGWIWELGSTFADSLELAVCANRPLVCLHSDPGLDPWPRPDSP, from the coding sequence ATGATTCGATTCGACTCGCTCAGTGAGGATCTGTGTGGGGCGCTTGTTGCGTCCGGATGGAGTGCGGACAGGGAAGTTGACGCCGGTCAATGGGTGAAGCCGTTGGAGGGTGAAGGATACCGGGCCCACCCGTTGGCTGAAGAAATCCTCGCGGCGGTGGGAGGGCTCTCGATCGATCCCGTCAATCGAGTCGGCCCGAACTTCAGTAATGACGAGCCTTACAATTTCGATCCCCTCGCCGCTGGATCGGGGCAGCGTGATCTAGCGGCAGAGGTAGAGGGTGTTCTCGGTGGAGACTATTTCCCTATCGGTGAATGGCTCAGCTATTCAAGCGTATTCGTCGAGGCTGGAGGGAGGGTGGTTGCTGCTGGTATGGGTTGGATTTGGGAGCTCGGTTCTACCTTTGCAGACTCCCTGGAGCTGGCAGTCTGCGCGAATCGCCCGCTGGTCTGTCTGCACTCCGATCCGGGACTCGATCCTTGGCCGAGACCTGATTCCCCTTAG
- a CDS encoding polymorphic toxin-type HINT domain-containing protein: protein MRRVAAVLGLALAVSLLPQIAPSPADARAAGLDRLPTQTDFDRPVRGKDLKASRYQKEDAAAKAAVTEAEASAWPAEDRARVTLGKKAVRAGTLPVHVSKAGETSPAAVDVAFPGRTTVTRAGLDGILLTVTRADGRDETSGTVQVTLDYAKFASAYGGDYASRLRLVQYPACVLTSPEKKGCVEPTPLRYVNDTQDRTLTATVGVTAGSSDADGTAAQPTVLAATAGDSGAQGSYAATGLAPSAQWSVSNASGAFNWSYPISAPPVPGGLVPEVALSYNSQSIDGQTSATNNQGSWIGQGFSYEPGFIERRYKPCADDGHDKTNGDQCWGTDNATLSIAGGASGDLIKDDTTGKWHIASDDYSKVERLTGANNGDADGEYWKITDTDGTQFFFGLNRLSGWSSGDETTNSAWTVPVYGDDPGEPCHKAVFADAYCDQAWRWNLDAIVDRHGNQVSYFYGTETNHYTQGLKTAENGKPYIRGGYLKRIDYGQRSGSVYGSKPAARVTFSTSERCIGDLTDCEAADLTDATAADWPDVPWDRNCKANSKCPGQNSPTFWTRKQLDKITTQIRTGASAYTDVDSWSLGHLFTDNGDGSKSLWLSRIDHRGLTGTAVSVPTVKLHGLQLANRVDKAGDNIQPFIRFRLTAVENESGGVLTVDYASTQCNGTSLPAPGGSKVRCYPVKWNPPGEKDPITDWFHKYVVSSVKETDLIGGGPDQVTSYTYLGDAGWRKAKPDGLTKSEYLTWSDWRGYQRVRVQTSDGTNHPSNTRTEHLYFQGLDGDATASGGTRTSTVTDSTGTSHTDDDWKSGFALETLTYNGDSVTAKSVSTPWTKVTATDVEDWGTRTARYVRGLRTDTYEALASGGWRQSAASHTFDATTGRLVRTADYGETAVNDNQCTTTQYADNPDRHIYGLVARVERLAVDCATTPDRSKDVISDDITLYDGTTTVGAAPTKGDPTTVKRLATHDGTTATHQTVSRATYDDYGRPLTVTDAAGETTRTTYTDTYGLATKKVDTNPLGWETATEYAPQWGQPVAETDMNGKRSDFAYDGLGRLTAVWMPDRPKSADLTPSIRYTYAIRKDAPTYVRTEKIEKSGSTYGSEYRLFDGLLRTRQLQTQGPGGGRLIADTHYDGSSRVVKVNDTYYVSGAPGTSLFQPDPVDIDAQTVTEYDGAGRTTATIFKVGGVEENRTTYTYGGDRVHVDPPNGQTPTTTITDVRDRTVELRQYKSDAPRPFGTADDYVSTRYAYTPSDQLKKVTDQSGNIWTYDYDQRGRQVAGSDPDAGRTTFTYDDLDRRVSVTDARGNTTTTTHDVIGRPTGTWQGPAETGTPLSAMRYDAVAKGELYGEYTYRDGAVYSSVLYPSLDKMYQPEAVRYTVSKAAEPELGGTYEFTIGYNLDGTILAQGLPAAGGLPGESVSFQYDALQRPIAMGTSLNGTGKYVNDAVYSPTSDLEGLELWTGRSADRRTWLDFRYERGTHRLVRQSVRVEGAASPALDATYGYDDGGNVRSIADRPAGGPNDVQCLTYDALGRMTEAWTAAGTPDGASGTGTRDAACTPAPSTAGFGGVSPYWNTYTYDATGNRTGLTRHGIGSTPTSTAAYTYGEGGAGPHQLAKTVTRTEAAGTAPAVTSQDTYTYDRAGNTSSRVLNGDTQSLTWDKQGALTEVKEADGSSTGYVYDAAGTRLIRETPQEKVRYLPGLELRLNKASKTVEATRYYSFGGQTIAQRTTGGVTYLASDHQGTAQLAIAASDGSTQRRRMDSFGVVRDQGTAGTSSWVNDKGFVGGTNDESTGLVHLGAREYDPSSGRFISIDPVMNLANPQHINGYTYGNNNPATHADPSGMCPFIDCPTRPCALCENTTPGQKPGPPKLSANALAAGWTLEKALANDSVAAVKKRQKQEVQAQADAAKRRVQSAAKEIAKIVSDELGITAALDCFTTGALGSCAETAFNIITSFIGGVVGKLITKYGIKWRWDKAAALAKRLYALGEKLVDAANDWWSHSRLARKLGRGCNSFTPETRVLMADGTTKAIKDVDIGDEVLATDPETGETAPQTVTSEIKGSGVKHLVRVTVDADGDTPGKTASVTATDGHPFWVEELGEWIDATDLKPGQWLKTSAGTYVEVTAIQRWTTLSTTVHNLTVGNFHTYYVLAGQTPVLVHNCNLSGYADSIRNEPGVKFASEYTSPSGAKYYGRNKHGQQAEGPLADALERTGHHGGCAEVHCLIQAQAAEGPEAIRGGTMRTVRTRNNSMPTSNTDGHGEPAHPCGRCGRLLEDLGIN from the coding sequence GTGAGACGTGTTGCCGCCGTCCTGGGCCTGGCCCTCGCCGTGTCCCTGCTGCCACAGATCGCGCCGTCCCCGGCGGACGCGCGAGCCGCGGGGCTCGACCGGCTGCCCACGCAGACCGACTTCGACCGCCCGGTGCGCGGGAAGGACCTCAAGGCAAGCCGCTATCAGAAGGAGGACGCCGCAGCGAAGGCTGCGGTCACCGAGGCGGAAGCCTCCGCCTGGCCCGCCGAGGACCGTGCCAGAGTGACGCTGGGCAAGAAGGCGGTGCGAGCCGGCACACTCCCGGTCCACGTCTCCAAGGCGGGCGAGACCAGTCCGGCGGCGGTCGACGTGGCCTTCCCCGGCCGCACCACGGTGACGCGGGCCGGACTCGACGGCATCCTGCTGACCGTGACCCGCGCGGACGGCCGGGACGAGACGTCCGGCACCGTCCAAGTGACCTTGGACTACGCGAAGTTCGCCTCGGCCTACGGCGGTGACTACGCGTCCCGACTGCGGCTGGTGCAGTACCCGGCCTGCGTGCTGACCAGCCCCGAGAAGAAAGGGTGCGTCGAGCCGACCCCTCTGCGGTACGTCAACGACACCCAGGACCGCACCCTCACGGCCACCGTCGGAGTGACGGCGGGCTCGTCGGACGCCGACGGCACCGCCGCGCAGCCGACCGTCCTCGCGGCGACGGCCGGGGACTCCGGCGCACAGGGCAGTTACGCGGCCACGGGACTGGCCCCCTCCGCGCAGTGGAGCGTGTCCAACGCGTCCGGCGCGTTCAACTGGTCCTATCCGATCAGCGCGCCACCGGTGCCGGGAGGACTCGTCCCCGAGGTGGCGCTGAGCTACAACTCGCAGTCGATCGACGGGCAGACGTCGGCGACGAACAACCAGGGATCGTGGATCGGCCAGGGCTTCTCCTACGAGCCGGGCTTCATCGAACGCCGCTACAAGCCCTGCGCGGACGACGGCCACGACAAGACCAACGGTGACCAGTGCTGGGGCACCGACAACGCCACGCTCTCCATCGCCGGTGGCGCGTCCGGAGACCTGATCAAGGACGACACCACCGGCAAGTGGCATATCGCCTCCGACGACTACTCGAAGGTCGAGCGGCTCACCGGGGCGAACAACGGCGATGCCGACGGCGAGTACTGGAAGATCACCGACACCGACGGCACCCAGTTCTTCTTCGGCCTCAACCGCCTCTCCGGCTGGTCCAGCGGTGACGAGACGACCAACTCGGCCTGGACCGTCCCGGTCTACGGGGACGATCCCGGCGAGCCGTGTCACAAGGCCGTCTTCGCCGACGCCTACTGCGACCAGGCATGGCGCTGGAACCTGGACGCGATCGTCGACCGGCACGGCAACCAGGTCTCGTACTTCTACGGCACCGAGACCAACCACTACACCCAGGGTCTGAAGACGGCGGAGAACGGCAAGCCGTACATTCGCGGCGGCTACCTCAAGCGCATCGACTACGGTCAGCGGTCCGGTTCCGTCTACGGCTCCAAGCCCGCGGCACGGGTCACCTTCAGCACCTCCGAACGGTGCATCGGCGACCTCACCGACTGCGAGGCCGCCGACCTCACCGATGCCACCGCCGCGGACTGGCCCGACGTGCCGTGGGACCGCAACTGCAAGGCGAACAGCAAGTGCCCCGGCCAGAACTCGCCCACCTTCTGGACGCGTAAGCAACTCGACAAGATCACCACCCAGATCCGTACCGGCGCCTCCGCCTACACGGACGTCGACTCCTGGTCCCTGGGCCACCTCTTCACCGACAACGGGGACGGTTCCAAGTCCCTGTGGCTCAGCCGGATCGACCACAGGGGCCTGACCGGCACCGCGGTCTCCGTCCCGACCGTGAAGCTGCACGGGCTGCAACTCGCGAACCGGGTCGACAAGGCCGGTGACAACATCCAGCCCTTCATCCGGTTCCGGCTCACTGCTGTGGAGAACGAGTCCGGCGGCGTGCTCACCGTCGACTACGCGAGCACACAGTGCAACGGGACCAGCCTGCCGGCGCCGGGCGGGTCGAAGGTCCGCTGCTACCCGGTCAAATGGAACCCCCCGGGTGAGAAGGACCCCATCACCGACTGGTTCCACAAGTATGTCGTCTCCTCCGTGAAGGAGACGGATCTCATCGGGGGTGGCCCCGACCAGGTCACTTCGTACACCTACCTCGGTGACGCGGGCTGGCGGAAGGCCAAGCCGGACGGTCTGACCAAGTCCGAGTACCTGACGTGGAGCGACTGGCGCGGCTACCAGCGCGTCCGCGTCCAGACCTCCGACGGCACCAACCACCCATCGAACACCCGCACCGAGCACCTGTACTTCCAGGGCCTGGACGGAGACGCCACCGCCAGTGGCGGGACCCGGACCTCGACGGTGACCGACTCCACGGGGACGTCACACACCGACGACGACTGGAAGTCCGGCTTCGCACTCGAAACGCTCACCTACAACGGTGACAGCGTGACCGCGAAGTCCGTCAGCACCCCTTGGACCAAGGTCACCGCCACCGACGTCGAGGACTGGGGCACCCGCACAGCCCGCTACGTGCGCGGCCTCCGCACCGACACCTACGAGGCACTCGCCTCCGGCGGGTGGCGTCAGTCCGCGGCGTCCCACACCTTCGACGCGACGACCGGTCGGCTGGTGCGAACCGCCGACTACGGCGAGACCGCCGTGAACGACAACCAGTGCACCACCACCCAGTACGCGGACAACCCGGACCGCCACATCTACGGGCTCGTCGCCAGGGTCGAGCGACTCGCCGTGGACTGCGCCACCACGCCCGACCGGTCCAAGGACGTCATCTCCGACGACATCACCCTCTACGACGGCACCACGACCGTCGGCGCGGCCCCCACCAAGGGCGACCCGACCACCGTCAAGCGCCTGGCCACCCACGACGGCACCACCGCCACCCACCAGACGGTCTCCCGCGCCACCTACGACGATTACGGCCGCCCGCTGACGGTCACGGACGCCGCCGGGGAGACCACGCGCACCACATACACCGACACGTACGGTCTCGCCACGAAGAAGGTGGACACCAACCCGCTCGGCTGGGAGACCGCCACCGAGTACGCCCCTCAGTGGGGGCAGCCGGTCGCCGAGACCGACATGAACGGCAAGCGCTCCGACTTCGCGTACGACGGCCTGGGCCGTCTCACCGCCGTGTGGATGCCCGACCGGCCCAAGTCCGCCGACCTCACCCCGTCCATCCGCTACACGTACGCGATCCGCAAGGACGCGCCGACCTACGTCCGCACCGAGAAAATTGAGAAGAGCGGCAGCACCTACGGCAGTGAATACCGCCTTTTCGACGGCCTCCTGAGGACGCGTCAGCTTCAGACTCAAGGTCCGGGCGGCGGCCGGCTCATCGCCGACACCCACTACGACGGCTCCAGCCGTGTCGTGAAGGTCAACGACACCTATTACGTGAGCGGCGCCCCGGGCACCAGCTTGTTCCAGCCCGACCCCGTGGACATCGACGCCCAGACGGTGACCGAGTACGACGGGGCGGGACGCACCACCGCCACCATCTTCAAGGTCGGCGGAGTCGAGGAGAACCGCACCACCTACACCTACGGCGGTGATCGCGTCCACGTCGACCCCCCGAACGGACAGACACCCACGACCACCATCACGGACGTACGGGACCGGACGGTGGAGCTGCGCCAGTACAAGAGCGACGCGCCACGGCCGTTCGGAACCGCCGACGACTACGTCTCGACCCGGTACGCGTACACGCCGTCGGATCAGCTCAAGAAGGTCACCGACCAGTCCGGCAACATCTGGACCTACGACTACGACCAGCGCGGCCGTCAGGTCGCCGGAAGCGATCCCGACGCCGGCCGGACCACGTTCACCTACGACGACCTGGACCGCAGGGTCTCCGTCACCGACGCCCGCGGCAACACGACGACCACGACCCACGACGTCATCGGCCGGCCCACCGGAACCTGGCAGGGCCCGGCGGAGACCGGAACCCCCCTCTCGGCGATGCGCTACGATGCCGTGGCCAAGGGCGAGTTGTACGGGGAGTACACCTACCGCGACGGTGCGGTCTACAGCTCCGTGCTCTATCCGTCTCTCGACAAGATGTACCAGCCCGAGGCGGTCAGGTACACGGTGTCGAAGGCGGCCGAGCCCGAGTTGGGCGGCACCTACGAGTTCACCATCGGGTACAACCTCGACGGCACGATCCTGGCACAGGGCCTCCCGGCGGCCGGCGGGCTGCCCGGGGAAAGCGTGTCCTTCCAGTACGACGCGCTCCAACGGCCCATCGCCATGGGAACGTCGCTGAACGGTACGGGCAAGTACGTCAACGACGCGGTGTATTCACCCACCAGCGATCTGGAGGGGCTCGAACTGTGGACCGGGCGTTCCGCGGATCGCAGGACGTGGCTGGACTTCCGGTACGAGCGAGGCACGCACCGCCTGGTACGGCAGAGCGTGCGCGTGGAGGGCGCGGCCTCACCCGCCCTTGACGCCACCTACGGCTACGACGACGGCGGCAACGTCCGTTCCATCGCCGACCGGCCGGCCGGCGGACCGAACGACGTGCAGTGCCTCACGTACGACGCCCTCGGCCGCATGACGGAGGCATGGACCGCGGCGGGCACCCCCGACGGAGCGTCCGGCACCGGTACCCGGGACGCGGCCTGTACCCCGGCCCCCTCCACAGCCGGCTTCGGAGGGGTCTCCCCGTACTGGAACACCTACACCTACGACGCCACCGGCAACCGCACCGGCCTGACCCGGCACGGAATCGGGAGCACACCCACCTCCACCGCCGCGTACACCTACGGCGAGGGCGGCGCGGGTCCCCACCAGCTCGCCAAGACCGTGACGCGTACCGAGGCGGCGGGCACCGCCCCCGCCGTCACCTCCCAGGACACCTACACCTACGACCGGGCCGGCAACACCAGCAGCCGCGTGCTGAACGGGGACACCCAGAGCCTCACCTGGGACAAGCAGGGGGCCCTCACCGAGGTGAAGGAGGCCGACGGAAGCAGCACCGGCTACGTGTACGACGCCGCCGGCACCCGCCTGATCCGGGAAACGCCGCAGGAGAAGGTGCGGTACCTGCCGGGCCTGGAACTCCGGCTGAACAAGGCGAGCAAGACTGTCGAGGCCACCCGCTACTACTCATTCGGCGGGCAGACGATCGCCCAGCGCACTACCGGTGGGGTCACCTACCTGGCATCGGACCACCAGGGGACGGCCCAACTCGCCATCGCCGCGTCGGACGGCTCCACCCAGCGCCGGCGCATGGACTCGTTCGGTGTCGTCAGGGACCAGGGCACGGCGGGTACCTCCTCCTGGGTCAACGACAAGGGCTTCGTCGGCGGCACCAACGACGAGAGCACCGGGCTCGTCCACCTCGGGGCACGGGAGTACGACCCGTCCAGCGGGCGGTTCATCTCCATCGACCCTGTGATGAACCTCGCCAATCCCCAGCACATCAACGGCTACACCTACGGCAACAACAACCCGGCCACACACGCCGACCCGTCGGGCATGTGCCCGTTCATCGACTGCCCGACCCGGCCGTGTGCCCTGTGCGAGAACACCACTCCAGGACAGAAGCCCGGCCCGCCCAAGCTGTCGGCGAACGCGCTCGCGGCGGGATGGACTCTCGAGAAGGCCCTCGCCAACGATTCCGTCGCCGCGGTCAAGAAGCGGCAGAAGCAGGAGGTACAAGCCCAGGCGGACGCCGCCAAGCGGAGGGTCCAGAGCGCGGCCAAGGAAATAGCGAAGATAGTCTCGGACGAACTCGGCATCACCGCGGCGCTCGACTGCTTCACCACCGGCGCACTCGGCTCCTGTGCGGAGACCGCGTTCAATATCATCACGAGCTTCATCGGCGGCGTTGTCGGAAAGCTCATCACCAAATACGGCATCAAATGGCGCTGGGACAAAGCAGCCGCACTCGCCAAGAGGCTATACGCCTTGGGTGAGAAGCTCGTCGATGCGGCGAATGACTGGTGGAGCCATAGTCGACTGGCCCGGAAACTCGGCCGGGGATGCAACAGCTTCACGCCGGAAACACGCGTCCTGATGGCCGACGGGACGACCAAGGCGATCAAGGACGTCGACATCGGCGACGAAGTCCTCGCCACCGACCCCGAGACCGGTGAGACCGCCCCCCAGACGGTCACCTCCGAAATCAAGGGAAGTGGTGTCAAGCACCTCGTCCGCGTCACGGTCGACGCCGACGGAGACACCCCTGGCAAGACGGCTTCGGTCACCGCGACCGACGGCCACCCCTTCTGGGTCGAGGAACTCGGCGAGTGGATCGACGCCACCGACCTGAAGCCCGGCCAGTGGCTGAAGACCAGCGCCGGCACCTACGTAGAGGTCACCGCCATCCAACGATGGACGACCCTCTCCACAACAGTCCACAACCTGACCGTCGGCAACTTCCACACGTACTATGTGCTGGCGGGGCAGACTCCGGTACTCGTTCACAACTGCAACCTGAGTGGCTACGCCGACAGCATTCGCAACGAACCTGGGGTGAAGTTTGCCTCCGAGTACACATCCCCTTCAGGGGCGAAGTACTACGGCCGCAATAAGCATGGCCAGCAGGCGGAAGGGCCGTTGGCGGATGCACTCGAACGGACAGGTCACCATGGAGGGTGCGCGGAGGTGCACTGTCTAATTCAGGCGCAGGCAGCGGAAGGGCCCGAGGCCATCAGGGGTGGAACCATGCGAACGGTAAGAACGCGGAATAACTCCATGCCGACATCGAATACGGATGGGCATGGTGAACCGGCTCACCCCTGCGGCCGCTGTGGTCGGCTGCTAGAAGACCTGGGGATCAACTGA
- a CDS encoding LamG-like jellyroll fold domain-containing protein, which yields MRSTSIRGNGGRSRVRRVLAVGIMSAVVATGLGVVPVGAGQPSPVTAAERTGVPRMSGEESALKAAAAGGESVEVTELRTERGTTVANADGTFTQTESVQPVRTRKEGVWRDIDTTLERRPDGTWSPKAAVTAMSFSGGGEQAFARIEKDGRELSLSWPSALPQPHIEGSTATFAEVMPGVDLRLTADAEGFSHILVVKDAAAGANPDLTRLELPVRTRNLELTETETGTVEARDASGSGVVFEAPEPLMWDSSHTGSESGAGAARTQGVTAAESAGAGSTPPDGAQVADVAVEVAEGMMTLRPDTSLLTGSETVFPVYIDPVVKTAGRSGWTMVPSYHSSAEFWKFGADEGVGRCPANVSARCSSSNDVKRQLFAIPTGAFEDKDIIAAEFAVTMVHAYNDTPRSVVLGRVNSGGAAAINSATNWANQPSLKETITTRSPTNPAGSCTGTNQNVRFNVKSTVQRAADSGWDTTTFRLAAGNEQDYSFWKRFCGNAQLEVTYNRPPAQPLMTDLKMAPGGSCEYGRATDHYVSEAPKLTAVIRDYDHGDTGGNSERLKAQFSVWWTAGGTLHQHYATTAAKSTVDSTWSVQTGVATFTYTVGSDLAGDGEPGFALPQNTVIGWSVRGHDGTSYGKWSLDGDATRCEFIYDSTVPKAPVVTSDRYPDDEEWHAGVGDYGTFTFDSPSADVASYKYRFKGESWKSVNTATPGGPASTSWMPPDQGPMFVDVLAVDGAGNAQKTPTTYTFNVGRGRAPVAGWSLGDAPGSSEAAGTSGSPAAVPGPGATFGQAGPLGGTDRAVTLDGTDGGYLDAGEPAVDTGSTFSASAWVHLTEKPDDDITVVSQDGVAQPGFDLGYEADTESWTFSIPVSDMLTMGSWKVSGGRAVPGGWTHLIGVYDGVTGRMALFVNGDLIESAVQPRHTVWTADGAVQIGRRIAPDGYTDHLRGGVADVKIHDRVITEAEGLGLGGVPARQLAYWEVDSVTDGVSPDAQGGTGLTLGGGAAVYVPDDSCDPDLDFGCSLPAEPLWGDGHLQLDGLGAHAARGPGLLAAEDSFTLTARARLAAAVPTRDQTVFSLSGTGGSAVTVKYLASAGRWAVVTTSEDGASVTSTTTVAGAALPSSEGKGDHLALVYSAVFGDVRLYVNGALAATASWDNTWDFTTSSLQVGRTLGGATAGAHFAGALDEIRVFAGDLDTGVVAQVSQLPAGSGLEESDMAS from the coding sequence ATGAGGAGCACGTCCATACGGGGCAACGGTGGACGGAGCCGGGTCCGCCGGGTCCTGGCCGTGGGGATCATGTCCGCGGTCGTGGCCACCGGCCTCGGTGTGGTGCCCGTCGGCGCCGGGCAGCCGAGCCCCGTCACCGCAGCGGAACGAACCGGTGTGCCGCGGATGTCCGGAGAGGAGTCGGCCCTCAAGGCCGCCGCGGCCGGCGGCGAGAGCGTCGAGGTCACCGAACTGCGCACCGAGCGCGGTACGACGGTGGCCAACGCGGACGGCACCTTCACCCAGACGGAGTCCGTGCAGCCGGTACGGACCCGCAAGGAAGGTGTCTGGCGGGACATCGACACCACGCTGGAACGCCGCCCCGACGGGACATGGTCGCCCAAGGCCGCCGTGACCGCCATGTCGTTCTCCGGCGGCGGCGAACAGGCCTTCGCCAGGATCGAGAAGGACGGCCGGGAGCTGTCCCTGTCCTGGCCGAGCGCGTTGCCCCAGCCCCACATCGAGGGGTCGACCGCCACCTTCGCCGAGGTCATGCCGGGGGTGGACCTGCGCCTGACCGCGGATGCCGAGGGGTTCTCGCACATACTGGTGGTCAAGGACGCGGCGGCGGGCGCCAACCCGGACCTGACGCGTCTGGAACTGCCCGTGCGCACCCGGAACCTGGAGCTGACGGAGACCGAGACCGGAACGGTCGAGGCACGGGACGCATCCGGCTCCGGCGTCGTCTTCGAAGCCCCCGAGCCCCTCATGTGGGACTCCAGTCACACCGGGTCGGAGTCCGGTGCCGGCGCAGCACGGACACAGGGTGTGACCGCCGCTGAGTCCGCCGGCGCCGGCTCCACCCCGCCGGACGGTGCCCAGGTGGCGGATGTGGCCGTCGAGGTGGCCGAAGGCATGATGACCCTGCGGCCCGACACGAGCCTGCTGACGGGCAGCGAGACGGTCTTCCCGGTGTACATCGACCCGGTCGTGAAGACGGCCGGACGGTCCGGATGGACGATGGTGCCGTCCTACCACTCGTCCGCGGAGTTCTGGAAGTTCGGCGCCGACGAGGGTGTCGGACGCTGCCCCGCCAACGTCTCGGCCCGGTGCTCGTCGAGCAACGACGTGAAGCGCCAGCTTTTCGCCATCCCGACGGGCGCCTTCGAAGACAAGGACATCATCGCGGCGGAGTTCGCCGTGACCATGGTGCACGCCTACAACGACACTCCCCGTTCCGTGGTACTGGGACGGGTCAACTCCGGCGGCGCCGCAGCCATCAACTCCGCGACCAACTGGGCCAATCAGCCCTCCCTGAAGGAGACCATCACCACCCGCTCACCCACGAATCCCGCGGGCTCCTGCACCGGCACGAACCAGAACGTACGCTTCAACGTCAAGAGCACGGTGCAGAGGGCGGCGGACAGCGGCTGGGACACCACGACGTTCCGTCTCGCCGCGGGGAACGAGCAGGACTACTCCTTCTGGAAGCGCTTCTGCGGGAACGCGCAGTTGGAGGTCACCTACAACCGCCCGCCGGCGCAACCGCTCATGACCGACCTGAAGATGGCGCCGGGCGGGAGTTGCGAGTACGGGCGAGCCACGGATCACTACGTCTCCGAGGCACCGAAGCTCACCGCGGTGATCAGGGACTACGACCACGGTGACACCGGCGGCAACTCGGAACGCCTGAAGGCCCAGTTCTCGGTGTGGTGGACAGCCGGCGGAACGCTCCACCAGCACTACGCCACGACAGCGGCCAAGAGCACCGTGGACAGTACGTGGAGCGTCCAGACAGGGGTGGCCACCTTCACCTACACCGTGGGTTCGGACCTGGCCGGCGACGGTGAACCCGGATTCGCCCTCCCGCAGAACACGGTCATCGGCTGGTCCGTACGCGGCCATGACGGCACGTCCTACGGCAAATGGAGCCTCGACGGCGACGCCACGCGCTGCGAGTTCATCTACGACTCGACCGTACCCAAGGCGCCGGTCGTCACCTCCGACCGCTACCCGGACGACGAGGAGTGGCACGCCGGCGTCGGCGACTACGGCACCTTCACCTTCGACTCGCCCTCGGCGGACGTGGCCTCCTACAAGTACCGGTTCAAGGGCGAGAGCTGGAAGTCCGTGAACACCGCCACGCCGGGCGGCCCGGCGAGCACGTCGTGGATGCCTCCGGACCAGGGCCCGATGTTCGTGGACGTCCTGGCGGTGGACGGGGCCGGCAACGCCCAGAAGACGCCGACGACGTACACGTTCAACGTCGGCCGTGGACGCGCCCCCGTCGCGGGCTGGAGCCTCGGCGACGCTCCGGGCTCTTCCGAGGCGGCGGGCACGAGCGGCTCACCGGCCGCGGTCCCCGGGCCGGGGGCGACCTTCGGGCAGGCAGGGCCCCTGGGCGGCACGGACAGGGCCGTGACGCTCGACGGTACGGACGGCGGCTACCTGGACGCGGGGGAGCCCGCCGTGGACACCGGCTCCACCTTCTCGGCGAGCGCATGGGTCCACCTCACCGAGAAGCCGGACGACGACATCACGGTCGTCAGCCAGGACGGCGTCGCACAACCCGGCTTCGACCTCGGCTATGAGGCCGACACCGAGTCGTGGACCTTCTCCATCCCCGTCTCCGACATGCTGACCATGGGCTCCTGGAAGGTGTCCGGCGGGAGAGCCGTGCCCGGAGGCTGGACCCACCTCATCGGGGTCTACGACGGCGTCACGGGCCGGATGGCCCTGTTCGTCAACGGCGACCTGATCGAAAGCGCCGTCCAGCCCCGGCACACGGTCTGGACCGCGGACGGTGCCGTGCAGATCGGCCGGAGGATCGCGCCGGACGGCTACACCGACCACCTCAGGGGCGGTGTCGCGGACGTCAAGATCCACGACCGCGTGATCACCGAGGCCGAAGGGCTCGGCCTGGGCGGGGTTCCCGCACGGCAACTGGCCTACTGGGAGGTCGACAGCGTCACCGATGGGGTCTCCCCGGACGCGCAGGGCGGCACGGGCCTGACACTCGGCGGCGGCGCGGCGGTCTACGTGCCCGACGACTCCTGCGACCCCGATCTGGACTTCGGGTGCTCGCTGCCGGCCGAACCGCTCTGGGGCGACGGACACCTGCAACTCGACGGCCTCGGAGCCCATGCCGCCCGGGGTCCCGGCCTCCTGGCCGCGGAGGACAGCTTCACGCTCACGGCTCGGGCGAGGCTCGCCGCCGCCGTGCCGACGCGGGACCAGACGGTGTTCTCCCTGTCGGGAACCGGCGGCAGCGCCGTGACGGTCAAGTACCTGGCGTCGGCCGGGCGCTGGGCCGTGGTCACCACATCCGAGGACGGAGCGTCGGTCACCTCCACGACGACGGTGGCCGGTGCGGCACTCCCGAGCAGCGAGGGCAAGGGCGACCATCTGGCCCTAGTCTACTCGGCGGTGTTCGGCGACGTCCGGCTGTACGTGAACGGCGCGCTCGCGGCCACCGCCTCCTGGGACAACACCTGGGACTTCACCACCTCGTCTCTCCAGGTCGGACGCACTCTGGGCGGTGCCACGGCAGGCGCCCACTTCGCCGGAGCCCTGGACGAGATCCGGGTCTTCGCCGGGGACCTGGACACCGGCGTCGTCGCCCAGGTGAGCCAGTTGCCCGCGGGCTCCGGCCTTGAGGAGTCGGACATGGCGTCCTGA